AGTCTCTCAGGATGTCTGAAGGTActggattctttttttaaaatgttggtctgatgctgttttttttttccctgcaggtGGGAACCTCTTCTGTGGTGTATCCTGCCGCTATGTTTGCTCCTCAAGTATCTGCCAGAGGAGTGCCAGTTGCAGAATTTAACATGCAAGCCACCCCGGCTACAAATAGGTTCAGGTAAAACTACTCACATTTTAGGTAGAAGGGGGAAGCAATGTTAACTTAAATGATTTCTTATGTTGTCCTGATAAAACTTAATGCTCTTAAGTGTCTAGAATAGTGGTGTCCAAACTTTTCCTGTTCTGCCCTCGTACTAGTAATGGAGTCTGTCCATGTCCCCCTgttccattactgcacagccaaggcttcatCAACAGAGGAGCTCGGGctggcagtggagctggggaggagctggggctagaggtggcTCTGGCCTGAGGGTGGAGAGCgggtgagggcagagctgggttgagggtcagagcagggcgcggagtggagctgggactggagctgGTCTCAAGGTGGAGCAGAGTTGTGGCTGGGGGCCAAgtggagctggtctgggggcaCAGTGAGCGCTGGGTGGTGCTACCTCCCTGGCCCCTGTgcgggctggcccaggccctgccatgTGCCCCCCTAAAACGTTCTGCCATGACCCTCAAGGGGGGTGCTCCCAccatttggggaccactggtctagaaaatGTTAGACAATGACGTTTCCTAGCTCTTTGTTTACTATTTTTTCAAAATCTGTCTaaactttataaaaagaaaaggagtacttggggcaccttagagactaaccaatttatttgagcataaccttttgtgagctacagctcacttcatcggatccgatgaagtgagctgtagctcacaaaaggttatgctcaaataaattggttagtctctaaggtgccccaagtactccttttctttttgcgaatacagactaacacggctgttactctgaaacctaaacttTATAGAGAAGGGGGTCCGAAGAGTTTATAATTCTCTGTCAGATTGTATTAAactctcctgttttgtttttcagtgtttcaGTTTAACTGccaatttattgaaaatacaaaaaCTAAAATGTGACATCTATAGGATTTCAGTCAATTTACTTCTCTACCCTGTTGAATGATTTGCTGCTTAAACAGCTATTACAACAGATGCTGCTTGCTCCGGTGTCTGTGTAGGGAAAAATTACCCTTTTAAGATGACTAGACAACCTGCAGAAACTGGATTAAGGGAAGCATATAAGGGGCAAACATGCTGTGGTGGTAATTTGTATTATAACTGGCtttcatcatctttttttttctcctaaccATTCCAATTTCTGTTTCAGATTTCATTTCCCAGGTCCCTGTGGTACCACCCTGCCTCCAGCGCTTGCTCGCCATGAAACTGAAATAATCTCATGAGCATTCATCTGAGGGAGGGGAAATAATTAAATTGCTAAGAATATCAGGAAGTACACATAAGGTGAACTGGATTGTTGTAGAAGAAACCCTAAGTGTTGTAAGGAGACTAGATCTGTGGATGAAACTAATCAAAGAaatcctgattctcagttacactgatggcAGTGATAGGGTTGGGAACAGGGGAAAATACCGGACTtcggaatttttaaaaaggtcatgTTTCTGTCCGACTAAAATCTTTTCtgtcaaaggaaaacaaaaacaattaaaaatgactCCAAAATTGGCTAGAATAGGATGATGGTGTTCTATTAGACGAATCTGAACTCCACAATGCCTTCATTGTAAACCAATTGGAGGCTTATGGATCTTTGACCTTTTTTATGAGAGGTGAAATTTCTGAGAGGGATGTTGTGTGAAAAGAGGGAAAGTAACTTTTTATGGGGCTAACACTTCGGCACTTTGAAAAGAAATAAACACCCTAAAAACTTCGAGAGTCGTGGGAACGTTCACTCcagggggagcttggggcttgCGGTGCTGCACTTCGTGAGTGTGACATGGATGGAAGCGCGGTGCCTATGGGAGGACCAGTTCCAGCCTAGCCGCTTTACCAGCTGCACCGGGGAGCTGCATGGTCTTCGTGTTATTTCCCTTGCTTACGCACCTGTTACCTTGTTATGGGACATGAGATTAAAGGAGTGTTTCTGTCGCCTGTGGTTGCTTTTTACTGCGGAGCGGGGGTTTGGGTCTGGCTTTGCCTAAATTAATGCGGGCTTTGGCGGGCGTGTGTCATGCTCTCCTTGCGCACGAGCCGCGGGGCCCCCGCTAGCAGCGCTACTGCCGCCTGCCTCGGCGCTGGGAGCAGgtcgggctgggggaggggccggggtacaGGGCCGCGCGGGTTGCCGGGAGCGCGGCTCGGGGCAGGTGGGGCAGCGCCCAATGAGGAAGCGGCTCTCGGGCTGCGTCTCGCCGCGCGCTCGCCTCGCTCCACGGGCTCAGGGCGCCCGCCAGCAATTACAGAGCGCGAGCGCGGCGCGTGGGCGGTCTTGGGCTGAGCCGGCcgcggggcaggctgggagctgaaggGCAAGCGCGACCGCGACGGCCCCGCAACTGCTTCCGGGTCAGAGGTGAAGGGGGGGGCTTCTCTGGCCCGGCGGCGCGAGACGCGATGGCGATGACGCGGGGGCGGCGCGCGATGCTGGAGAAAGAAGCCGTTGCCCCGGAGCCGCCCGCGGGCGCCGCCGCCACCtccgaggaggacgaggaggcgCCCGAGGAGGTGACCTTCGAGCGGGCGAGAGCCGCGGCCGAGACCGAGCGGAGACGCGCCGGGGACACAGCGCGGAGGTAACAGCCCGACTTGGCCGCAATCGCCCCGCTTAGGCCggacccgcccctccccccagccgcaGGGAGTCGCTGACCCGCAACGCGCcgctgcgggcagggggcggggcgaggAACCGCGGCCCGTCAGCACGCGGGGGCCCGGAGCAGGCGCGTGCGACCCGAGCGTGCCCCGCCCCGCGCTGCTGCTGCGGCCGCCGTCGCCGCCCGGGCCCCGCTGCGGGGCGCCCCGGGCCCTCGGGCTGCAGCGGCCCCCGGCGACTTCCCGCGTGCGCCGGGTTGCCTGGCTGGCGGGACGCTCGTGCGCGTCCGTCACGGCGCCTTGGGCCCCGGCCGGGAGCCTTTCGCTCCGCAGTCCAAGTGGCCTTCGCTTTGCCAGCGGCAGGCAGGGCAGCCAGGCCGGAGCCCTCCCGCAGGGCACTGTTAGTCATGGGGCCTTTCACCTGCTGAACACTTCTGCCACTTTGCATGGTCCAGGGGTAGCCCCAGGttggttgtttttaaatctaaagaGGAGCGAAGTAGGGAAGCACTCAGCTTTCTGACTTGCCCTGTGTAGGGAAGCCTTCGCAACGCTTCACAGGTATCAATTTTGGCCTGAAAAAATTTCAATAAATGGTTTAAGGTTAAAattttaaggcagtggttctcaaacctctTTTTTTCATGGGCCACTTGAAAAtggctgagggtctcagcggaccacttaatgatctttccaaaaaCTGTTTGTACTGTttgctaactattgtaaagcactgggggggtgggggagtttatatagcacttttatccaaataataattgtttttttgttctacaaataaaaggaCAACTCCTATTTTAATATTAGTAGTCTTacttttctaatgcaatggatgtgccctctctcccccgccacagcagcccccgagctggggatgggaaggagggctgtctctctccGGCAGCCGCAgtcctggagctgggaaaagtcgcttctttctctggctgcctcagccctgcacatcccaaaatCCCCTCATCCCCTTTTCTCACGCCAGTGCcctctcccacctaccccctattccctccaaggctgccaccacctcatatgtgcatcttctccagggtccaggcacctaattagtggagccatgctgccccttcattctctcgtgtgcggctACCCAGGCACacatcttagagggaactatccgcggaccacagtttgagaacctctgatttaAGGTGatctctcctcctttcttttctGCACTGGTCAGAACATCTTTCAAGAGCAGGAGAATGAAGCCCAATAGCATCATGGGAGATTCTGCTGAGCACACAGAGGATGTTGGCCTAGCTGTACAGTGATCCCCTCTAAAAGCAATGCATATAAAGTGGTGGCACTTTTATCCTATTATAATTAATCAATCCATGTTTTAGGTGCTTTAACTATAAAGATTCCTCTTTGATTTCAGCTTCTACCTGTTTGCTAACCACATGTgatagaatcttttttttttattgttaatgtGCTTGCAGGAAAATTTAACTTACAAACACAGCATATGTTGTGTTTACACCTTTCTTGCATtatgaattcagaccagttctccaatttgtcaaggttattttgaattctgattctgtcctccaaaatgcttgcaacccttcccagcttggtgtcatctgcaaattatgTAAGCATACGCTCCCctctcattaatgaaaatattgaatagttgcaAACCGACGACTCActtctgtgggaccccactagatgtgtcctcccagtttgatagtGAACCATTTATGACTACTCTTTGAACCActtgtgcacccactttacagtaatttcatctagaccatatttgtGGGGGTCTGGCCCGGTgtgggcagccaggggctggggtgtgggtggCTGGCCAGGTGTTAACAGTTAAGGtcggttaacattttacatccctaattgcAGTGcataagtccctttgtgaatctagcccttttcCATTTTGTTTGACTTGGAGTAACTAAGGTGTGGGTGTTGTTCTAAGCTAAAAACACAGTGAGGACAAGCAACTTCAGTTTTAGCAGTGAGGCAAAGGCCTGAGAATCTTTCCCTGAAATAAGATTGGGGGTAATGGGCTCATACGTTTGTGCCAAAATACAGTAGTACAAATTTGTGTGTAACGGtgactgtgttgtgtgtttgtttctgtaTATGGAACAACAGTAGATCCGCTGTCTAATAGCTTTTGTTGACAATTTATTGGTTAgtatttaaaatactattttactATGCCTTCAACTAATTTGTGTACATTAAATGTTTGTTTACTATAAAAACTGTATTACCTAACTACAATGGAAGGAGACTAATAAAGAAATAACACTATCTTCATTTGGGGTTTTGCCTTTGGTTTAACTCTGTAGAACGCTTTTCCAAACTAGAAAAATATCTTGTTTTATTTGTGCccaaattttaaaatggagattTCACAATGGTAGCAAATAGTGATGGAACTGTCAAAACAGTGAACCCTTATACATCGTAATTTGCTTCCCTTGCACCAGAGGATGGGGAAAGGTAGAGAGAGATTGTGAAAAGCATATCCGCATGTGTCGCAATTTGCTGCCTCTGGACCCAAAGATGCAGAAAGGCAGAGCAGCAGATTGTGATGGTAGTAGTTTGTAACATTGTACCAGCGCTGACCTGCAtgttctctcctccccacagggACAGGGAGCTGCTGAAGGAGAAGCGGCGGCGGCGAGAGGAGCTCTTCAAAGAGCAGAAGGTAAAGAGGGCCTGCttgggccgggccaggccaggtTGCCTGGCCAGGTTGCCTTGCCTTGTACTTTGTGATCGCAGGCACTGCTCACTGAGGGTGCCAAGCTGCTGCAAGAGAGATGTAGCCTACAGGCCAAGAGGCATCCTTGTTTGCCATGAGCCTGGATGATGAGCCCCCTGCCCGAAGACTGTGTCTCTCATGACAGTGTGGGAGTGGAGGAGCCTTTACTGCAAAGTCCATTCAATGCGGCCAGGGTATTAACAATTCTGGTTCATATCACCACTCTGCAGGAACCAATCCCGCCCCATCCACTGTAGTGTGAATGGGATTTGGCTGTTGGCAGCCACATGCCACTTTGTGAAAAGCAAGGCGCTGGCTGCAAGCAGGGAAGGAAGCCCTGAGAGCCCACCACAGGCAGGTTTGGGAGACTACAGTAAGGCAAGGAAGCACTGGGACTTGCCTTTccttgctgcagccctgcaaactggCCTACGCACAGGGGAGCGCACAGGTAATAAGGGCCTGCTCGCTGGGAGGCTGTGGCCAGGGCAGTAGCAGGGATGGGGGCTGTAGCCCAGATGCCAGAGCAGCACGGTACCTCTCCCTGCGTTCTCCACGTTGCGCCCTGCTGGGGGCCTGAACCCAAGGAAAACAAGCACGCTGAGCACTGACCCCTGGAGGGTGCAGGAGGAAACGGTATTGTGCAGCTCCATGGGCCTCCAGTGCCCCCACTCCATTTGAGTTGCagcacctccccccactgctgccttgcctgcaggcaggtttgcagagggcttccctttgcttcccttattggCAACTGCCAGATAATGGCAACTTTTTGCTGAGGGGTTGCTAATAAGCAGACTCTACTGTACCAAGATATATAAAATCTAGGGCTGTCTGAACTCGGCAGCTGGGTGGGCTGGGTAGCTACCATTTATCACCACTTATTTATTTCTTCAGTCAAGAAGGAGCTAAGCCCCCGGAGCTCTAGGAACCAATTAGAACCCATGGGTCTATTCAAACCTACTTACCAGTAGCCGAGCCCAGAGACCCACATGAACATCTGCATAATTTACTTACTCTTTTGTACTGTTTTTAGTAGAGTAGACGGGACTGAATTTGCTGGTGGAGCTTGTAAGAATAGcccacctccctcctcctcccccccccctccccccccccctcgttTACAAGTGATTTTTCACCAAGAGTTGAAGTTAACCaaatttttgaatatttgttgACATAGATATTTTGACAAGTTCAAAAATATGTAGAACAGCTTTGCTGTCATCAAATACTGTCTTGAAAAGGAACGTCAGATAAACGAAGAGTTGTAGCCATTAAAGCATTTCCTTaattttctttagaaaagaaaattactTCCTGAAAATGTTCTAGAGGAGTTAACTTCAGGACCACAGATTAAGTAAGTATAAGTAGTGCCCTAGTGCACAAAACAGTGCCCTAATTTTATTAAGACTGAGCTGTATTTTCTGGCTTGCAAAAAAAGATCAGCAGTAATAAAGAATCTGTGGTTGGAACTTTGATGATGAGTGGGCAAGAACAGAATGCATTTCTCTCTCCTATAACTGTATTGTCTCTGCGGATCTAAGAATAAGAGGTTTCTTCAGACTCGCTTTTCTAATTATACTCACATTATATCTTTCCAGATATGGTTACAATCAGAAAATTAGCTATGTAAAAACATCACGTTGCTTAGATtgtttctccctctgtgtgtCTTTAATAATGAATTGTGGTGTTGCAAGAGGATGGTTTATGGCATTAACAGGATTGTACATGTGCTATTGAAGCTTActatttaaagtatttttgaACATTCAACAGCGTACTGAAACTTAAAGACAAAGTTCTAGTAGGGTTACCTAGGTTGTTCCAATCCCCATCTAATCTTTAAGGCTCAAGATGAtatacaaaaataattatttgaaagTCTTTATTCTATTTAGGACTCTGTAAATATTGTAAGGAGTTAAAATACGTAACTGTGAATAACCACAGACTGATGGGCTCTTTCCTAAATGTGAAGAATAACGTTTCTAAACAAACTTTCTCATTCCCTCCTAAGCAACAATAATCTGTCTGACACAACCAAACAAGGTAAGATATAAACTTTTTATGTTAATTTCTTTTTATGATGTCCTAGTCCATTCTGTGTTAGAAATAGCTGCAGTAAGATTGTTCTGTGGCGCTGCAATCCCTTGTGATAGTGAAACCTGAATTTAACAATTACTGATTGCTGCAGCCTAGCAATTCTAACTTCCTCTCTGACTCTCCTTTCTTCTGGAGTTATCAGTGTTGGCCCTAGTTCCATGTCCTCTGTTTTGAGAGGCCTGCTGTGCAAGTGCTTGATTTAAAATACTCAGTGTTTGAAGAAACTTTTAGCATAGACAGAACAGCTTGGAGAGCTGGACAGCCTAAATAAAGAAGAGGGATCAGTGGAAGACAACCAGGTTTTTCTGGGTGACCCAACAGTGGAAGGCATTCATTTGTATTTGCATCTTTGTAATTCTCAGAAAAACAGCCTTTACTAATTCACTTGTTATCTTCCTTGATCCTTGGCGCAGGGCCATGTATGTTCCATATTCTCATGGCACTGTAGAAACAGAGGAGAAACTTCTCCCctcatcaaaaccaaaaatccAGGGCACTCACAAAGACATAAGAGGATGGTTTATGGCATTAACAGGATTGTACGTGTGCTATTGAAGCTTActatttaaagtatttttgaACATTCAACAGCGTACTGAAACTTAAAGACAAAGTTCTAGTAGGGTTAGTGTAGTGCTGTAGTCCctttcatctgcagatctcaatTGTTTTACAAATATAATTTCACAACCTCCTGTAAGCTATGTAAACATTACCCCCAATTTTATATCTGCATAATGCTTTAGAAACAATAATGGAGTTGAACTCTAGGTTTCTTGAGAAATCAGTCTTCATGAGTGGTGCTTAATTCTCTAAGATACAGGGAGTGAAGCCAACCTTGGACTGTATTTTAGGACTCCTTGGGCTATGCACAGCCATTGTGCTATATTACAGGCTGTCTCATCTCTACAGCTTTATTGCTCACTTTCACTATTGGAAAACTTGAAGTGCTAAATACTGATCCAGTCATGTTTTGTCTCTTGCTAAATAGCATTGATTCTTGCCTCTCATCCTTTCCTGTGACTCAGCCACAGCAGTGATTCCTCCTCGCACCCCCTTATTGTTCAGGAAGGTAGTGATTAAGCTCTGAAATCACATGTCCTCCAAAGCCTGTTTTGTCCTCAACAAGGCCGTTCAGGCAGAGTACTGAAAGCAGCACCTCTTACTGTATGAGCTCCTGCTACTGGAAATGTTTGGTTCAATCAAAGacctgtgaattgtttttttccaaaggccTACCTATGATCAGTTTCACTTACTATCTGGGGATTGACATTAGTGTGTGGAAATTGTTTGACTGTCTTGCATCTATTTTAGGTGAAAATCGAAATGTGTCTGAAAATAAGAATGAAGAACGTAACACGGGACAGGACAACGGAGGAAACAAACGGGTTGTTAGGTATGATAAGTAGCTCCAGTTCAGTTAAAGTGTTACTGTGGTCAAAATCATAAAGGGCTTGAACTCACTCTATTTTGAGATCAAACTTCTACCCCTCAGTTTGACCCAGGCCATGCCGTGTGAGTGAAAGATGTGGGATACCTCTCTTTCCTGCAGTACAATGCTTTTTCAATGATAAGGAGAGGAATGCTTTTTTTTGTCTTATTAATGTGGGGGCTTTGGGATCCCAACACTTTCATGCACCCGATATCATTGCTCCCTGTGACATCCTTTTGAT
The window above is part of the Chelonia mydas isolate rCheMyd1 chromosome 2, rCheMyd1.pri.v2, whole genome shotgun sequence genome. Proteins encoded here:
- the NOL7 gene encoding nucleolar protein 7 isoform X2, with the protein product MAMTRGRRAMLEKEAVAPEPPAGAAATSEEDEEAPEEVTFERARAAAETERRRAGDTARRDRELLKEKRRRREELFKEQKKRKLLPENVLEELTSGPQINNNNLSDTTKQGENRNVSENKNEERNTGQDNGGNKRVVRLKGNYMAVRLKDQDLTSQHQKMAKDFVQSHLYGPGTNRTTANQFFSFVTKKSPVKKAAVQFVNKYWGSEEKQKAKQFKKHWMSTKMGASV